A region of [Chlorobium] sp. 445 DNA encodes the following proteins:
- a CDS encoding ABC transporter ATP-binding protein: MSIFSSILVRLGVLPQKPIDSAKTSLSLKESFAALKYLPRFLGLVWQVSPTMMIADVLIRIVRAALPLAWLYTAKLITDEVVNLTQAPDAKNFERLALWIAMQFVVAVLTDALARANAWVNSLLGDKVANDTSLKIMQHAAALDLEKFEDAEFYNKLERARQQTGNRIALMAEALGQAQQAITIIVLAAGLIAFKPYLIVLLAVALVPAFLGESHFNGQSYSMMYARTPERRELDYLRYIGASDETAKEVKVFGLSEFLITRFKELSEKFYHENKSLATRRAIWGGLFATIGNAAYFGAYLPIAMDAATGKITLGDLAYFSGAFANTRALMEGIFLRFPSLVEGALYLKDLFDFFELKPTIRAPQHPKPVPKPIQKGFVFENVGFKYPRSEQWAVRHVSFTLHAGEKLALVGENGAGKTTLTKLLARLYDPTEGRILLDGIDLREFDPEALRRRIGVIFQDFIRYQMTAATNVAIGEIDARNDMLRVEHAAERSLAKSVIENLPKQYAQMIGKRFADGVELSGGEWQKIALARAYMRQADVLILDEPTAALDARAEYEVFQRFAELTQGKTAVLISHRFSTVRMADRILVMEKGELLELGSHQELLHKNGRYAELFALQAKGYQ; encoded by the coding sequence ATGTCGATTTTCTCATCAATACTCGTTCGACTTGGTGTGCTGCCGCAAAAGCCAATTGACAGTGCAAAGACCTCACTATCGCTCAAAGAAAGTTTTGCGGCACTCAAATACTTGCCCAGATTTCTTGGCTTGGTCTGGCAAGTGAGTCCTACGATGATGATTGCAGATGTACTGATTCGCATCGTTCGTGCCGCCTTGCCGCTAGCGTGGCTCTATACGGCAAAACTGATAACCGATGAAGTTGTAAATCTCACTCAAGCGCCAGATGCAAAAAATTTTGAGAGGCTTGCGCTATGGATTGCAATGCAGTTTGTTGTAGCAGTATTGACTGATGCACTGGCGCGGGCAAATGCTTGGGTTAATAGTCTGCTGGGCGATAAAGTTGCAAACGACACCTCGCTCAAAATCATGCAACATGCTGCAGCGCTTGACCTTGAAAAATTTGAAGATGCGGAGTTCTACAACAAACTCGAACGAGCACGCCAGCAAACAGGCAATCGAATCGCCTTAATGGCAGAAGCCTTAGGACAAGCGCAGCAGGCTATAACTATCATCGTCTTAGCTGCAGGATTGATTGCATTTAAGCCATATCTGATTGTGTTGCTGGCAGTGGCGCTTGTGCCAGCGTTTTTAGGTGAATCGCACTTCAACGGGCAAAGTTATTCAATGATGTATGCGCGCACACCGGAGCGCCGTGAGTTAGATTACCTGCGTTACATCGGTGCAAGTGATGAGACCGCAAAAGAAGTTAAAGTGTTTGGGCTGTCAGAATTTCTCATTACAAGATTCAAAGAACTCTCCGAAAAGTTTTACCACGAAAATAAATCGCTGGCTACACGGCGCGCCATTTGGGGAGGTCTCTTTGCGACAATTGGCAATGCAGCCTATTTCGGTGCATATCTGCCAATTGCCATGGATGCGGCAACTGGCAAGATTACACTCGGCGATCTTGCTTATTTTTCAGGGGCATTTGCTAATACTCGCGCACTGATGGAAGGCATTTTTCTGCGCTTCCCAAGCCTTGTCGAAGGCGCACTTTACCTCAAAGACCTATTCGATTTCTTTGAACTCAAACCCACAATTAGAGCACCACAACATCCAAAGCCTGTTCCAAAACCAATTCAAAAGGGGTTTGTATTTGAGAATGTCGGGTTTAAGTACCCACGCTCGGAGCAGTGGGCGGTGCGGCATGTGTCCTTCACGCTGCATGCAGGCGAAAAATTGGCGCTTGTAGGCGAAAACGGTGCCGGCAAAACCACGCTCACCAAATTGCTCGCGCGTCTCTACGACCCCACAGAAGGGCGCATTTTGCTCGATGGCATTGATCTACGCGAGTTCGATCCAGAAGCGCTGCGCCGTCGCATCGGTGTAATCTTTCAGGATTTTATTCGCTATCAGATGACTGCTGCAACAAATGTGGCGATAGGTGAAATTGATGCGCGTAACGATATGCTTCGGGTGGAACATGCAGCAGAACGCAGTTTAGCAAAATCCGTCATTGAAAACTTACCAAAGCAATATGCGCAAATGATTGGCAAGCGCTTTGCAGACGGCGTCGAACTCTCAGGCGGTGAGTGGCAAAAAATTGCGCTGGCACGCGCCTATATGCGTCAAGCAGATGTGCTCATCTTGGATGAACCAACTGCCGCACTGGATGCACGCGCCGAATATGAAGTCTTTCAACGCTTCGCCGAACTAACACAAGGCAAAACCGCAGTGCTAATTTCACATCGCTTTTCAACCGTGCGTATGGCAGATAGAATTTTGGTGATGGAAAAAGGCGAACTGTTGGAACTTGGGTCGCATCAAGAACTGCTACACAAAAACGGTCGCTATGCTGAATTGTTTGCGTTGCAAGCCAAAGGCTATCAGTAA
- a CDS encoding gamma carbonic anhydrase family protein — translation MPKLIPYNGYFPTVHESVFLCEGVIIVGDVVIGQDSSIWFNSVIRGDVCSIRIGERTNIQDNSTLHVTHDTGPLHIGNDVTIGHGATLHACTIHDSALIGMGAVLLDDCVVESNSMVAAGAVVRPGFVVPSGMLVAGVPAKVVRALTSEEHRQILESPKNYLRYVQTYRQSNVSFQVSTPFSVPHDPKDF, via the coding sequence ATGCCTAAGCTAATACCTTACAATGGGTACTTTCCCACGGTTCACGAAAGCGTCTTTCTCTGCGAGGGTGTGATCATCGTCGGTGATGTTGTCATTGGGCAAGATAGCAGTATCTGGTTTAACTCCGTGATACGTGGTGATGTGTGCTCTATCCGAATTGGCGAGCGTACGAATATCCAAGACAACTCTACGCTTCATGTTACGCACGATACAGGTCCGCTTCACATTGGCAATGATGTAACAATTGGACATGGCGCGACATTACATGCCTGTACGATTCACGACTCGGCTCTGATTGGCATGGGTGCTGTGCTACTCGATGATTGCGTGGTGGAGTCAAACAGCATGGTCGCGGCAGGTGCCGTCGTTCGCCCGGGTTTTGTTGTGCCCTCAGGAATGTTAGTTGCAGGTGTGCCTGCAAAAGTTGTGCGTGCACTTACCTCAGAAGAGCACCGTCAAATTTTGGAATCGCCAAAGAACTACTTGCGCTATGTTCAGACATATCGTCAAAGCAACGTGTCGTTTCAAGTCAGCACGCCATTTTCAGTTCCACATGACCCAAAAGATTTTTAG
- the lptB gene encoding LPS export ABC transporter ATP-binding protein translates to MSKLNSSGLKKVYKGRAVVKNSSIEVHQGEIVGLLGPNGAGKTTTFYMFVGFIKPDGGKVFLDGRDITKEPMYKRARLGIGYLPQEPSVFRKLTVEENILGILEFSSLSKKEQKERMEKLLEEFNITHIRKSPGYALSGGERRRTEIARALAVEPKFILLDEPFAGVDPIAVEDIQQTVADLKQRNIGVLITDHNVHETLSITDRAYLMYDGTILKQGTARELAEDEEARKLYLGEKFSLDRY, encoded by the coding sequence ATGTCAAAGCTAAACTCATCGGGACTAAAAAAAGTCTACAAAGGTCGAGCGGTCGTGAAAAATTCCTCGATCGAAGTCCATCAAGGCGAAATCGTGGGGCTGCTCGGACCAAATGGAGCAGGGAAAACGACGACATTTTACATGTTCGTTGGCTTTATTAAACCGGATGGTGGGAAAGTTTTCTTAGATGGCAGAGATATTACCAAAGAGCCGATGTATAAAAGAGCGCGCTTGGGTATTGGATATTTACCCCAAGAGCCTTCGGTGTTCCGAAAATTAACAGTGGAAGAAAATATTCTGGGTATCTTAGAATTTTCTTCCCTTTCGAAAAAGGAACAAAAAGAACGGATGGAAAAACTCTTAGAAGAATTTAATATCACACACATCAGAAAAAGTCCGGGCTATGCACTCTCGGGCGGAGAGCGTCGGAGAACTGAAATTGCGCGTGCACTTGCAGTTGAACCAAAATTCATCTTGCTCGATGAGCCTTTCGCAGGTGTCGATCCGATTGCAGTCGAAGACATCCAGCAGACGGTTGCTGACCTTAAGCAGCGTAACATCGGCGTCTTGATTACAGACCACAATGTGCATGAGACGCTCTCTATTACTGACCGAGCGTACCTGATGTATGACGGCACAATTCTTAAGCAAGGCACGGCACGAGAACTTGCCGAAGACGAAGAAGCTCGAAAACTCTACTTGGGCGAAAAGTTCTCGCTCGATCGGTATTGA